Proteins encoded in a region of the Mustelus asterias unplaced genomic scaffold, sMusAst1.hap1.1 HAP1_SCAFFOLD_2295, whole genome shotgun sequence genome:
- the LOC144489536 gene encoding uncharacterized protein LOC144489536, which produces MEKPWKCGDCGKGFKAPSQLEIHRHIHTGKRPFTYFECGKRFTQSLHLQTHKRVHSGERPLTCTECGKGFKDSSTLRTHQRVHTRKRPFTCAECGKGFTQLSNLLTHQRIHTGERPFICSECGKAFTESSCLLTHQRSHTRKRLFTCAECGKGSTRSPHLLTHQRVHTGERPFTCSVCGKGFTQSSNLLTHQRVHSRKNPFTCSKRRIH; this is translated from the coding sequence atggagaaaccgtggaaatgtggggactgtgggaagggattcaaagctCCATCTCAACTGGAAATTCACCGACACatccacactgggaaaagaccTTTTACCTactttgagtgtgggaagagattcactcagtcattgcacctgcagacacacaagcgagttcatagtggggagaggccactcacctgcactgagtgtgggaagggattcaaggaTTCAtctaccctgcggacacaccagcgagttcacaccaggaagagaccattcacctgtgctgagtgtgggaaaggattcactcagttatccaacttgctgacacaccagcgaatccacactggagagagaccattcatctgctctgagtgtgggaaagcattcactgaGTCATCCTGTCTGCTGacacatcaacgcagtcacaccaggaagaggctgttcacctgcgctgagtgtgggaagggatccaCACGGTCACCTCATctactgacacaccagcgagttcacactggggagaggccattcacttgctccgtatgtgggaagggattcactcagtcatccaacctgctgacacaccagcgagttcacagcagGAAGaacccattcacctgctccaagagaAGGATTCATTGA
- the LOC144489538 gene encoding uncharacterized protein LOC144489538 yields the protein MCSVCGQDFNQSSGLWEHNCSHNREMAWKCEDCGKEFNYPSLLETHRRSHTGERPFTCSQCGKGFTQLSSLHIHQRTHAEERPFTCSQCGKGFNQSSNLAIHQRVHTGEKPFTCSECGKGFSHSSTLLIHQRTHTQERPFTCSQCGKGFADSSTLLKHQRVHTGERPFTCSQCGKGFAQSATLFTHQRIHTGERPFTCSVCGKGFSRSSTLLTHQRVHTGEKPFICCVCGKGFNHSSNLAIHQRIHTEERPFICCVCEKGFNQSSKLAIHQRVHTGERPFTCLQCGKGYVTSSNLLTHQRIHKL from the coding sequence atgtgttctgtttgtggacaagacttcaaccaatcatctggcctttgggaacataattgcagtcacaacagggagatggcatggaagtgtgaggattgtgggaaggaattcaattacccatccctgctggaaactcatcgacgcagtcacactggggagaggccattcacctgctcccagtgtgggaagggattcactcagttatccagcttacatatacaccagaggactcatgctgaggagaggccattcacctgctcccaatgtgggaagggattcaatcagtcatccaacctagcaatacaccagcgtgttcacactggggagaaaccgttcacctgctctgaatgtgggaagggattttctcactcatccactctgctgatacaccagcgaactcacactcaggagaggccattcacttgctcccagtgtgggaagggatttgctgactCATCTACTttgttgaaacaccagcgagttcacactggggagaggccattcacctgttcccagtgtggaaagggatttgctcagtcagccaccttgttcacacaccagcgaattcacactggggagaggccattcacctgctctgtgtgtgggaaaggattcagtcgcTCATCaactctgctgacacaccagcgagttcacactggggagaaaccattcatctgctgtgtgtgtgggaaaggattcaatcactcatccaacctagcaatacaccagcgaatccacacagaggagaggccattcatctgttgtgtgtgtgagaagggattcaatcagtcctCTAAACTAGCAAtacatcagcgggttcacactggggagaggccgttcacctgcttgcagtgtgggaagggatacgttACCTCATCGAATCTTCTgacgcaccagcgaattcacaagttgTGA